Part of the Pseudodesulfovibrio hydrargyri genome is shown below.
CGGCAATGACATCGGCGAACATTTCGTTGATGTCGTCCTTGATGGCCTCCTGGTCGCGGCCCAGGGAGTAGGCCAGCTCCATGGAGACCAGACCCATGGCCTGTTCCAGCAGGCGGCGTTCGCCGAACGAGAGTTCCTTGTCCTTGCCGATCAGGAAGAGCTCCTTGAGAACGTAGGCAACGTCGGCCAGGTCGCCGCTCTTGAGCTTCTCGGAATATTCGCGGTAGCGCCGGTTCCAGTTCTGGCCGGTGTAGCCGGTGAACCCGGTGCGGTCGTTGAGGGATTCGAAGATCTGCTGGCCCACGTCGGCCGGGCACACGGAACGCAACCCCACGTTCACGGCGTTGGCGACCGGGACCATGAGGGTGACGTTGTTGCTCAAGATCCGGACTATGTAAAAATCGGCTTTGACGCCGCCGATCTCCTGGGATTCGACACGCTCCACGCGTCCCACGCCCTGGGATGGATACACAACCAATTCATCGACCTTGAACACTTGGACCTCAGTTCTTGAAAAAACTACAAATTTACATGCGACAGACAGACAGCATATCGAAAAGGCCGGGAAGAGTCCACGCTTACTCCGATTCTTCTTCCCGAAGGGAAAAGGCGTTGACGTGCTGCTGGGCAAAGCCCATGCCGCGCCGGAAAAAGATGTCCAGCCCCTTGGCCGCGTGTCCGATGATCTCGGGCAGGACCGCCTCGGCCCGCGCGTCGAAGGGCTCCAGGACCCAGTCGGGGATGGGCTTGTACGGGTCCCCCGGGCGGCCGATGCCCAGCCGCAGCCGGTTGTAATCCCCGGTGCCGAGCCGCTCCTGGATGGACTTGAGCCCGTTGTGCCCGTTGTCTCCGCCGCCCCGCTTGAACTTCATCCTGCCCACGGGCAGGTCCAGTTCGTCGTGGACCACCACCAGGTCGCCGGGCTCGATCCCGTGCCGGCCGCAGACCCGGGCCACGGCCTTGCCGGACAGATTCATGTACGTCAGGGGCTTGACCAGGAGCCGGAAGGCCCCGGCGAACTTGCATTGCCACAGGTCGTAGTCGCCGGACTCCTCGATCTTCTCAAGCCGCATGGCCTTGCGCTCACCCGCCAGATGCAGGAGATGGTCCACCAGCATGAACCCGATGTTGTGCCGGGTGGTTTCGTATTCGGGGCCGGGGTTGCCCAGTCCCACTATGGCGCCTTTGAAGTCCATGCGTCGGGTCCGTTGTCCGCGTGGCGGCCACGCGCTGCGGTGTTCAGTCTATCAGTCTCTTTTGCCGGAAGCAAAAAAAATCCCGGAGCACGACATCGCGCTCCGGGATGTGGTGTCGTTGACTTTGCCGGGCTATTCGGCCTCGGACTCTTCGGCGGCCTCTTCGGCAGCCTCTTCGCCCCCTTCCGCTTCCTCGCCGCTGTCTTCCTGGATAGCGGTGACGGACAGGACGGCGTAGTTCTCGTCGAAGATCGGGGTGACGCCTTCGGGGAAGGCCACGTCCTCGATGTGCACGGAATCCATGATGCCCATGTCAGTGATGTCGATGACGATGGACTCGGGGATGTCCATGGGCTTGCAGACCACTTCGATGTGTTCGCGGTACTGCTCGAGCACGCCGCCGAGCTTGACGCCCTTGGAGGAGCCGACGATCTCGAAGTGGACGGCGACCTTGATTTCCTTGGTCAGGTCCACGCCGAAGAAGTCCACGTGCTCGGGCACGCCCTTGACCGGCTCGTTGCGCACGCGCCACAACAGGGCGGGCATGGTCTCGCTCTTGCCGCCGCGTTCCAGGACCAGTTCGAAGACCTGGGCGTTGCCGACGGCCGCGTAGGCCTTCTGCAGGGGGACCATCTCCACCTTGACCGGGATGTTGGCGCCTTTGGCGTCGTAGTAGATGCCCGGGACCATGCCGGTGGCACGGAGGCGGCGGTTCGGGCCTTTGCCCAACTCGGTCCGTTCCTGGACGTTCAGTTTCAGCAGTTCTGCCA
Proteins encoded:
- a CDS encoding CarD family transcriptional regulator, with protein sequence MFKVDELVVYPSQGVGRVERVESQEIGGVKADFYIVRILSNNVTLMVPVANAVNVGLRSVCPADVGQQIFESLNDRTGFTGYTGQNWNRRYREYSEKLKSGDLADVAYVLKELFLIGKDKELSFGERRLLEQAMGLVSMELAYSLGRDQEAIKDDINEMFADVIAAQEKND
- the pth gene encoding aminoacyl-tRNA hydrolase — protein: MDFKGAIVGLGNPGPEYETTRHNIGFMLVDHLLHLAGERKAMRLEKIEESGDYDLWQCKFAGAFRLLVKPLTYMNLSGKAVARVCGRHGIEPGDLVVVHDELDLPVGRMKFKRGGGDNGHNGLKSIQERLGTGDYNRLRLGIGRPGDPYKPIPDWVLEPFDARAEAVLPEIIGHAAKGLDIFFRRGMGFAQQHVNAFSLREEESE
- a CDS encoding 50S ribosomal protein L25 is translated as MAELLKLNVQERTELGKGPNRRLRATGMVPGIYYDAKGANIPVKVEMVPLQKAYAAVGNAQVFELVLERGGKSETMPALLWRVRNEPVKGVPEHVDFFGVDLTKEIKVAVHFEIVGSSKGVKLGGVLEQYREHIEVVCKPMDIPESIVIDITDMGIMDSVHIEDVAFPEGVTPIFDENYAVLSVTAIQEDSGEEAEGGEEAAEEAAEESEAE